In the genome of Arthrobacter alpinus, the window CGCCGCCCTGTTTCTCACCCCCTTTTTCGCCGTCTTTGCCGTGGCCATGGTTGCCCCGGTTTTCTACTCGATTTGGCTGGGCTTCTTCAGCGAGCGAAAATCCGGGCTCGGATTCGGCGACCCCGTCACCACCTTCGTTGGCCTTGAAAACTACGTGCAGGTCTTACAGTCAGAGAGTTTCGTCCGTGGCCTGCTGCGCCTTGCCATGTACTGCGCAATGTACATTCCGGCCATGGTGGGCGGTGCCGTCATCTTTGCACTTCTCCTTGATGCCAGCGTTGCGAAGGCCAAGAAGATGTTCCAACTGCTTGTCTTCCTGCCGCACGCCGTACCCGGCGTCATCGCGGCCTTGATCTGGGCTTACCTTTACACCCCGGGCATCAGTCCGTTGGTTCAGGCCCTGGAATCCGGCAGCATACAGATCAATTTCCTGGACGCCCACATGGTGCTCCCCTCGGTGGTGAACATTGCCGTATGGGAATGGACCGGCTACAACGTCATCATCCTGTTCACCGCCTTGCAAGCAGTTCCCCGCGAGATCTTGGAGGCCGCCCGCGTTGACGGCGCCAGCGAGGTCCGCTTGTCCCTGGCCATCAAGTTCCCCTTGGTCCTGCCAGCGCTCAGCGTCATCATGCTCTTCACCATGATCGGGACCTTGCAACTGTTCACCGAGCCAATGATTCTGGCCAAGGCCACATCGTCAATCACCACAACGTGGGTGCCCAACATGTGGGCCTACGATGCCGCTTTCAACAAGCACAACCTTAACCAGGCGGCGGCAGCCTCAATCATCATCGCGTTGTTGGCGGCAGTCCTGTCCTTCGTCGTCACACGCTCCAGCAACAAGGCGGGCAAATCATGAGCACCGAAACTATCCTTCGCCCGAAGGTCTCACGAAGGCAGCAGGAATCTCCCCATCAAAAGAGTTCCAAACGCGACGGCGGTTTAGCCAGCAAGTTCACCGTCAACGGCCTGTTGGTGTTGGGCTGTGCCTACATGGTCATCCCCGTAGTCTGGCTGCTTTTCGCCTCCACCAAGAACACTGCCGATCTTTACGGCACCAGCGCCTTTGCCTTCGGCGACTTTGCCCTCTTTGACAACATTGCCAACATTGCCAGGCAGGATGGCGGCGTCTTCTTCCGTTGGATGGCAAACTCCATCATTTACGCCGGATTCGGGGCGGTGTTTGGTGGACTGATTGCCGTCATGGCTGGCTACGCCTTTGACAAGTTCAACTTCCGCTGGAAAGAATCCTTTTTCGGCGTGGTCCTGATTGGCGTTCTGGTGCCCAACACGGCCACCGTGCTGCCAATGTACCTGCTGGCATCTGAAGTTGGTTTGACCAATACCATGTGGGCCGTTCTCATCCCCGTGCTGTGCAACCCCTTCGGCGTGTATCTGGCCAGGGTATACAGTGCCGGATACATTCCGGCGGAGACTCTCGAAGCCGCACGCGTTGACGGTGCCGGACCCATCCGTTCCTTCTTCTCCGTTGGCCTGCCCATGATGGTTCCAGGCTTCGTCACCATCGGCCTTTTTCAATTTGTTGGCGTGTGGAACAACTTCATGCTGCCCCTGGTGATGTTGCAGAACCAGCAACTGCTGCCGGTGAGCGTTGGCATTTCCATCTGGCAGGGCCACACGGTTCAGCTGCCGGACTACGCCCCCTTGGTCATCACGGGATCTTTTCTCTCCATCATTCCGCTGCTCATCGCCTTCATCATGTTGCAGCGTTTTTGGAAGTCTGGCCTCACAGCAGGGAGCGTCAAATGAGCCACCCCGCACCGTTGCCGAACGTGGCACTGGCCATGCCGGCAGCCACAGCCAACAGGCTGTTCACTGCCCGGCTGCTCGATGCCCTGGCCGACGGGGTCAACCTGCTCAGCCGCGAGCCGCTGGAAGACTTCTCCTCCGCGGCGGCCCTGGCAGTTCTCGCCAATACTGACATTCTCATCACTGGGTGGGGATGCCAACAGATCGATGCGGATGTACTCGACGCCGCACCTCGCCTGCGATACATTCTCCACGCAGCCGGAACCGTCAAGAATCATGTCACCGAGGCTTGTTGGGACCGCGGCATCCAGGTCAGCACGGCCGCTGACGCCAACGCCCTGCCTGTTGCCGAGTACACCCTGGCCATGATCTTGCTGGCCAACAAGAACATTCTGCAACTTGGCCAACTAGTGCATTCGCGTCATTCGCCTGTCAGCCCGGAGGCAGAGTTCCCGTCGATGGGCAATTACCGCAAACGAGTGGGAATCATTGGAGCCTCCAAAATTGGCCGGCACGTGATTCGACTATTGCGGCCCTTTGATGTGGACGTGGTGGTTGCCGATCCCTTCCTTGACGATGCCGAGGCAACCGTTTTGGGGACCGCTCTGGTAACGCTGGAGGAACTGGCCAGCACATCCGACGTCGTCAGTCTGCATGCACCATCCTTGCCATCCACGCTGAACCTCATTAGCAAAGAAATCATTGCCAGCTTCGGCCCGGGCACCACGTTCATCAACACCGCCCGCGGCGAGCTCGTGGATCAGGATGCCCTTCTGGACCGGCTCCAACAGGGTGATTTGTACGCGGTGCTCGACGTGACAACGCCTTGGGAACTTCCACCAGACTCCGGGTTCTACACAAACCCCAATGTGCTGTTGACACCACATATTGCCGGTTCCCTGGGCACCGAGTTGGAGCGGCTGGCGGCCACCGTGGTGGCGGAAGCACATCGTGTCGCGAAGGGCGAGCCGCTGCGCCATGCCCTCCCTGCTGAACAACTCTCGATAACCGCCTAGCGGCTACTCGGAGCCGCTTCATCCCCGGCATGGGAAACAAAGAAGCGTGGCGTTCGGCGTCGTGAAAAACAACGTCGAACGCCACGCTTGGCAGGCTGGCGGGGAACCTTTAGTGAACCGGCATGGAATCCTTCGCCGGTGCCGGCGAGTCATGGCCAGTTTCGGCGGGGGCTTTGCCCATGAATGCGGCAATCACCACGATGCCCAGGGATACGCAGGCGGCAACCATGAAGCCGTTGCTGAATCCGCTGGCTTGGGCCGCGATCTCGTCCTTGCCGGCCGCAGCAGCGGCAACTGTCCCGGCGGACATGACGCCTACCAACAAGGCAGTGCCGGCGGCGCCACCAAGCTGTTGAAGCGTGGAGAGCACTGCAGAACCGTGCGAGTGCAGCGAATGCGGCAACGGGTTCAGTCCCGCCGTAAAGGCCGGGGTAAAGATAAACGCCAACGCGATCGACATCAGCAGGTGCAGGCCAATGATCATGGGCAGCGCCGTGTTCTGATCAAGCTGGGTGTAACTGAAGAGGATCACCGAGAGCAAAATACCGCCCGGGATCAACAGCGGGCGCGGGCCCACCTTGTCGAACAATTTGCCTACCCAGGGGGCCAGCAAACCCATCATCAGACCACCCGGAAGCATCAGCAGTCCGGTGGTCAAGACGTCAAGCCCACGCACGTTCTGCAGGTACATGGGTAGCAAAATGATCACACCGAACAGCGCCACCATGGCCATCACCATCAGTGCCAGCGCCAACGTGAATTGCCGGTGCAGGAACGGACGCATGTCCAGCAGTGCCGCATCCGTCCGTTGCAGTCGCAGCTGCAGGAGGACAAAGCTGATCAGGAACACAAGGGAAACTCCAAGCGCCACAGTGGCGATCAGGTGAGTCTGTGCATCGGGGGATCCGATCCCACTGAGCCCGTACACCAAGCCGCCAAAGGCCGGAATGGACAGCAGAACGGAGGGGATGGACAGCTTGGAAGAGGATCGCTTGGTATCGCGAGGCAGGAGGCGCGAGCCAAGGACCAACGCGACCACGGCGATGGGCAGGACAAAGAGGAACATGAATCGCCATGACAACGAATGCAAGATAAGTCCGGAAAGCGTGGGGCCAATGGCCGGAGCCACGGCAATCACGATCGAGACGTTGCCCATGACGGCGCCGCGACGGTTGGAGGGTACCAAGTCCAAAATTGTGGTCATCAGCAGCGGCATCATGATCGCCGTACCGGAAGCCTGCACCACGCGGGCCAACAGCAGCACCTCAAACCCGGGCGCCACACCCGCTAGCAAGGTGCCAACGGAGAACAAGCCCATGGCCAGAATGAACACCGTTCGGATGGGCATGCGGGTCAGAAGGTAGCCCGTTGCCGGGATCACCACGGACATGGTGAGCATGAAGGCCGTTGCCAGCCACTGAATCGCCGAGGGTGAGACCTGGAATTCGTGCATGAGGCGAGGCAGGGCCACGTTCATGATGGTTTCGTTCAAAATGACGACAAACGCGGAAACCAGTAGCACCGTAATGGTGGTGCGGTCCCGCGCCGAGAGCCTGTCAGGGGCATCAAGGTGAGAAATAGACATAAGGGGTCCTGAATCCAAGAGAAAAAA includes:
- a CDS encoding carbohydrate ABC transporter permease, which produces MATQAPAVPRRRKRTATGNSGRTAALFLTPFFAVFAVAMVAPVFYSIWLGFFSERKSGLGFGDPVTTFVGLENYVQVLQSESFVRGLLRLAMYCAMYIPAMVGGAVIFALLLDASVAKAKKMFQLLVFLPHAVPGVIAALIWAYLYTPGISPLVQALESGSIQINFLDAHMVLPSVVNIAVWEWTGYNVIILFTALQAVPREILEAARVDGASEVRLSLAIKFPLVLPALSVIMLFTMIGTLQLFTEPMILAKATSSITTTWVPNMWAYDAAFNKHNLNQAAAASIIIALLAAVLSFVVTRSSNKAGKS
- a CDS encoding carbohydrate ABC transporter permease, whose protein sequence is MSTETILRPKVSRRQQESPHQKSSKRDGGLASKFTVNGLLVLGCAYMVIPVVWLLFASTKNTADLYGTSAFAFGDFALFDNIANIARQDGGVFFRWMANSIIYAGFGAVFGGLIAVMAGYAFDKFNFRWKESFFGVVLIGVLVPNTATVLPMYLLASEVGLTNTMWAVLIPVLCNPFGVYLARVYSAGYIPAETLEAARVDGAGPIRSFFSVGLPMMVPGFVTIGLFQFVGVWNNFMLPLVMLQNQQLLPVSVGISIWQGHTVQLPDYAPLVITGSFLSIIPLLIAFIMLQRFWKSGLTAGSVK
- a CDS encoding hydroxyacid dehydrogenase, with product MSHPAPLPNVALAMPAATANRLFTARLLDALADGVNLLSREPLEDFSSAAALAVLANTDILITGWGCQQIDADVLDAAPRLRYILHAAGTVKNHVTEACWDRGIQVSTAADANALPVAEYTLAMILLANKNILQLGQLVHSRHSPVSPEAEFPSMGNYRKRVGIIGASKIGRHVIRLLRPFDVDVVVADPFLDDAEATVLGTALVTLEELASTSDVVSLHAPSLPSTLNLISKEIIASFGPGTTFINTARGELVDQDALLDRLQQGDLYAVLDVTTPWELPPDSGFYTNPNVLLTPHIAGSLGTELERLAATVVAEAHRVAKGEPLRHALPAEQLSITA
- a CDS encoding MDR family MFS transporter, whose amino-acid sequence is MSISHLDAPDRLSARDRTTITVLLVSAFVVILNETIMNVALPRLMHEFQVSPSAIQWLATAFMLTMSVVIPATGYLLTRMPIRTVFILAMGLFSVGTLLAGVAPGFEVLLLARVVQASGTAIMMPLLMTTILDLVPSNRRGAVMGNVSIVIAVAPAIGPTLSGLILHSLSWRFMFLFVLPIAVVALVLGSRLLPRDTKRSSSKLSIPSVLLSIPAFGGLVYGLSGIGSPDAQTHLIATVALGVSLVFLISFVLLQLRLQRTDAALLDMRPFLHRQFTLALALMVMAMVALFGVIILLPMYLQNVRGLDVLTTGLLMLPGGLMMGLLAPWVGKLFDKVGPRPLLIPGGILLSVILFSYTQLDQNTALPMIIGLHLLMSIALAFIFTPAFTAGLNPLPHSLHSHGSAVLSTLQQLGGAAGTALLVGVMSAGTVAAAAAGKDEIAAQASGFSNGFMVAACVSLGIVVIAAFMGKAPAETGHDSPAPAKDSMPVH